From a single Bacillus pumilus genomic region:
- a CDS encoding winged helix-turn-helix transcriptional regulator has translation MSMADYRKKGNIQETPFGYTLSVIGGKWKMLILYLLSENQPVRFNDMKRRLGTITFKTLSAQLKDLEADGMVIRKEYPQVPPKVEYSLTYKAETLLPILEQLCDWGEKNRSN, from the coding sequence ATGAGTATGGCCGATTATAGAAAAAAGGGTAATATCCAAGAGACACCTTTTGGATATACATTATCAGTTATAGGAGGCAAATGGAAAATGCTAATTCTGTATCTCCTTTCGGAAAATCAACCCGTTCGCTTTAATGATATGAAAAGGAGACTTGGAACTATTACCTTTAAAACATTGAGTGCACAACTTAAAGATTTGGAGGCAGATGGGATGGTTATACGAAAGGAATACCCACAAGTCCCCCCTAAAGTGGAATACAGTCTTACATATAAGGCAGAAACACTTTTACCAATTTTAGAACAGTTATGTGATTGGGGAGAGAAAAATCGCAGTAATTAA
- a CDS encoding RidA family protein → MTNIKTYNHNLWDHGITQGYSVKGTIYISGQFSHDKNGMFVGKENIEAQTLQTFENLDRVLVELGATKSNIAYVEIFLTNPQEHSETVIDLFKEYLGQHRPAGSLIGVTYLAFPEQLIEVKAIAHTD, encoded by the coding sequence ATGACTAATATTAAAACCTACAATCACAATCTATGGGATCACGGTATTACCCAAGGATATAGCGTTAAGGGAACAATCTACATTTCAGGTCAATTTTCACACGATAAAAATGGTATGTTCGTTGGTAAGGAGAATATTGAAGCTCAGACTCTGCAAACATTTGAGAACCTTGATCGGGTATTGGTGGAATTGGGAGCCACGAAATCTAACATTGCATATGTGGAAATTTTTCTAACAAATCCACAAGAACACTCCGAAACGGTCATAGATCTATTCAAGGAATACTTAGGTCAACACAGACCAGCTGGCAGTCTCATTGGTGTGACATATCTGGCTTTCCCAGAGCAATTGATTGAAGTCAAGGCTATCGCACACACTGATTAA
- a CDS encoding YoaK family protein: protein MTVLTAHSFRNIALIFLCLSAGIVDVIGYLSLGHVFTANMTGNIVLLGIAAGSSLQLTALHSITALSGFVLGVLLAVVIGGKHETTFWPKAVTRIFIIEVMILLLFALMTIFSYTQGAYFMLIILLSMAMGLQTAAARKLNVAGISTTVLTSTLANLFEDLAQRISHREKRKAPIQHVSLLRISSIVFYCLGAALAAYTDAYDPFIIIWLPISILGIIVITAAVKHFHQLK from the coding sequence ATGACCGTTTTGACTGCACATTCATTTCGAAATATAGCACTTATCTTTTTATGCCTTTCCGCAGGAATTGTGGATGTGATTGGCTATTTAAGCCTAGGGCACGTGTTTACAGCCAATATGACAGGTAATATTGTGCTGCTTGGGATTGCAGCAGGAAGCTCCTTACAGCTAACAGCCCTTCATTCCATCACTGCACTGAGTGGGTTCGTTTTAGGGGTTTTACTTGCTGTTGTGATAGGCGGAAAGCATGAGACAACATTTTGGCCAAAAGCCGTTACACGTATCTTTATCATAGAAGTGATGATATTACTTCTATTTGCTCTCATGACCATTTTCTCTTATACACAAGGTGCTTATTTCATGCTTATTATCCTGTTAAGTATGGCCATGGGCCTCCAGACAGCAGCTGCCCGCAAATTAAATGTAGCGGGCATTTCCACAACGGTTCTTACGAGTACACTCGCTAACCTATTTGAAGATTTAGCTCAGCGTATATCACACCGAGAAAAAAGAAAAGCCCCTATTCAACATGTAAGTTTACTGAGAATAAGCTCTATTGTCTTTTACTGCCTAGGTGCCGCTTTAGCGGCATACACAGATGCGTACGATCCATTTATCATCATATGGCTACCTATCTCTATCCTAGGGATCATTGTGATAACTGCTGCAGTGAAGCATTTTCACCAATTGAAATAG
- a CDS encoding Rap family tetratricopeptide repeat protein — MSNLISSVDVANTLNKWYLHIKKREVSQAVELRDEIQDMLGEMEENQDVLLYFNILDYRFKVLMEDLVGQPTITESERVKTDDMLRFYFYLFKGMYESARNNYSEALVLFRVAERQLDKVHDEIEKAEFHYKIGTLYYFNKVTLLSHHHLQTAKDIYKGHEGYSIQTINCNMLLALNLIDDGRLDKAERMLLECVDRLIEKNDKRLLALAYYDLGFLKIQDDHHIEAIKYFNKAISADDLKQSAPISYLQCAYEFARSSYKSNQLDQAISWVAEGKSFSKEQQNTNFILKFNILEKCYTTPRESYEDIKKGLFLLEERKAYVDIEALAPDVASIYKKLNLYEESNYFLELALKSCTLIGKEVI, encoded by the coding sequence ATGTCGAATTTGATTTCTTCTGTAGATGTGGCAAACACTCTCAACAAATGGTATTTGCATATTAAAAAGAGGGAAGTTTCACAAGCAGTAGAGTTGAGGGATGAGATTCAAGATATGCTAGGCGAAATGGAAGAAAATCAAGATGTTTTACTCTATTTCAATATTCTTGATTATAGATTTAAGGTACTTATGGAAGATTTAGTGGGGCAACCAACAATAACAGAAAGTGAAAGAGTCAAAACAGATGACATGCTAAGGTTTTACTTTTATCTTTTCAAAGGTATGTATGAGAGTGCAAGGAATAACTATTCAGAAGCTCTAGTCCTATTTAGAGTAGCTGAGAGACAATTAGACAAGGTACATGATGAAATTGAAAAGGCTGAGTTTCATTATAAAATTGGCACACTCTACTATTTCAATAAAGTCACGCTCCTTTCTCACCACCATCTACAAACCGCAAAGGACATCTACAAAGGTCATGAAGGCTACAGCATACAGACCATAAACTGTAATATGTTGTTGGCACTGAATTTGATTGATGATGGTAGATTAGACAAAGCTGAAAGAATGCTTTTGGAGTGTGTTGATAGACTGATTGAGAAGAATGATAAGAGATTGTTAGCGTTGGCTTATTATGATTTAGGATTTCTCAAAATTCAGGATGACCACCATATAGAAGCAATTAAATATTTCAACAAAGCAATTTCCGCAGATGATCTAAAACAGTCAGCTCCTATTTCATACTTACAATGTGCGTATGAATTTGCAAGATCAAGCTATAAATCAAATCAATTGGATCAAGCAATAAGTTGGGTTGCTGAGGGGAAATCCTTTTCTAAAGAACAGCAGAACACAAATTTCATTTTGAAATTTAATATCCTTGAGAAATGTTATACAACACCACGAGAAAGCTATGAGGATATCAAGAAAGGGCTATTTCTTTTGGAGGAAAGAAAAGCATATGTTGATATAGAGGCTTTAGCTCCTGATGTTGCTTCCATATATAAAAAGTTAAATCTTTATGAAGAAAGTAACTACTTCTTGGAATTGGCTTTAAAATCTTGTACGCTTATAGGAAAGGAGGTCATATGA
- a CDS encoding immunity protein YezG family protein — protein MESIERYYKKIAESINELIPCEWDRVWMYAEILDDSAGITFCFNETNSEKCVYGHEIPLKYNVSKSTYIHLLYELSKTFEELKKAYTQNELGAWTTATLQLDKTGKFSIDYGYEDILSIGLYGIQRRAVWEYKTFGFLPEDEKDKEAVLNYLKNKEENN, from the coding sequence ATGGAATCAATAGAACGCTATTATAAAAAAATAGCAGAATCAATTAATGAATTAATACCATGTGAATGGGATAGAGTTTGGATGTATGCAGAAATACTTGATGATTCGGCTGGAATTACATTTTGTTTCAACGAGACTAATAGTGAAAAGTGTGTTTATGGACATGAAATTCCACTTAAATATAATGTAAGTAAATCAACATACATTCATTTATTATACGAACTCAGTAAAACTTTTGAAGAATTGAAAAAAGCATATACGCAAAATGAATTAGGTGCTTGGACAACAGCTACCCTCCAATTAGATAAAACAGGGAAATTCTCGATTGATTATGGATATGAAGATATTTTATCTATAGGGCTTTATGGTATCCAGAGAAGAGCTGTATGGGAGTATAAAACGTTCGGGTTTTTACCAGAAGACGAGAAAGATAAAGAAGCTGTGCTGAATTATCTTAAAAATAAAGAAGAAAACAACTAA
- a CDS encoding macro domain-containing protein — protein sequence MIKTVDGNILEASEDIICHQVNCKGVMGAGLAKQIKSKYPNVYKEYKQICAEHGDDLLSSVQLITTSDGKTIANLFAQTGYGRKRMQTDYDALRSCLQSLKDTVTHSHEEKKQTSIAIPYGIGCGLAGGDWAIVEGMIEEVLGDCEVTVYRFR from the coding sequence ATGATCAAAACAGTGGATGGCAATATTTTAGAGGCAAGTGAAGACATCATCTGTCACCAGGTGAACTGTAAAGGCGTCATGGGCGCTGGATTAGCCAAACAAATCAAAAGCAAATATCCGAATGTATACAAAGAGTATAAACAAATATGTGCAGAACACGGAGATGATTTGTTAAGCTCCGTACAACTCATCACAACAAGCGACGGAAAAACAATAGCCAACTTATTTGCTCAAACTGGATACGGAAGAAAAAGAATGCAAACCGACTACGATGCCTTGCGCAGTTGCTTACAAAGCCTAAAAGATACAGTAACCCATTCACATGAAGAAAAAAAACAAACTTCCATCGCCATTCCTTACGGGATCGGCTGCGGACTGGCGGGCGGCGATTGGGCGATTGTTGAAGGCATGATTGAAGAGGTATTGGGTGATTGTGAAGTGACGGTTTATCGGTTTAGATAG
- the glnA gene encoding type I glutamate--ammonia ligase: MAKYTREDIVKLVNEENVKYIRLQFTDILGTIKNVEIPVSQLEKALDNKCMFDGSSIEGFVRIEESDMYLYPDLNTFVIFPWTAEKGKVARFICDIYKPDGTPFDGDPRNNLKRILKEMEDLGFSDFNLGPEPEFFLFKLDEKGEPTLELNDKGGYFDLAPTDLGENCRRDIVLELEEMGFEIEASHHEVAPGQHEIDFKYAGAIRSCDDIQTFKLVVKTIARKHGLHATFMPKPLFGVNGSGMHCNLSLFKNGKNAFFDEKADLQLSETARHFIAGIVKHATSFTAVTNPTVNSYKRLVPGYEAPCYVAWSAQNRSPLIRIPASRGISTRVEVRSVDPSANPYLALSVLLAAGLDGIKNKLDAPAPIDRNIYVMDKEERLENGISDLPATLAEALELLKSNEVMINALGDHLFEHFIESKEIEWDMFRTQVHPWERDQYMSQY, from the coding sequence ATGGCAAAATACACAAGAGAAGATATCGTAAAATTAGTAAATGAGGAAAACGTAAAGTACATCCGTCTGCAATTTACAGACATTCTCGGAACAATTAAAAATGTTGAGATTCCTGTGAGCCAGTTAGAAAAAGCTCTCGATAACAAATGTATGTTTGACGGTTCATCTATTGAAGGCTTCGTACGTATTGAAGAATCAGATATGTATCTATACCCAGATCTCAACACATTTGTTATTTTCCCTTGGACAGCCGAAAAAGGTAAAGTTGCACGCTTTATTTGTGACATTTACAAGCCGGACGGGACGCCATTTGATGGAGACCCACGTAACAACTTAAAGCGTATTTTAAAGGAAATGGAAGACCTAGGATTTAGTGATTTTAACCTTGGACCTGAGCCAGAATTCTTCTTATTTAAATTAGATGAAAAAGGCGAGCCAACGCTTGAGCTAAACGACAAAGGTGGATACTTTGACCTTGCTCCAACAGATCTAGGTGAAAACTGCCGCCGTGATATCGTGCTTGAGCTTGAAGAAATGGGCTTTGAAATTGAAGCGTCTCACCATGAAGTAGCACCTGGACAACATGAAATTGACTTCAAATATGCAGGCGCTATCCGCTCTTGTGATGACATTCAAACGTTCAAGCTCGTTGTTAAAACGATTGCGAGAAAGCACGGACTTCATGCGACATTCATGCCAAAACCATTGTTCGGTGTTAACGGATCTGGTATGCACTGTAACCTATCATTATTCAAAAATGGCAAAAACGCATTCTTTGATGAAAAAGCAGATTTACAGTTAAGCGAGACGGCTAGACACTTTATCGCAGGTATCGTCAAGCACGCAACAAGCTTTACAGCGGTCACAAACCCAACGGTGAACTCTTACAAGCGTCTTGTACCAGGTTATGAAGCACCTTGCTACGTGGCATGGAGTGCACAAAACCGCAGCCCATTGATCCGTATCCCTGCATCACGCGGCATCAGCACACGTGTAGAAGTACGCAGTGTAGACCCATCTGCAAACCCATACCTTGCACTAAGTGTATTACTTGCAGCAGGTCTAGACGGAATCAAAAATAAACTGGACGCACCAGCACCAATCGACAGAAACATCTATGTCATGGACAAAGAAGAGCGCCTTGAAAACGGCATCTCTGACCTACCTGCAACACTTGCAGAAGCACTAGAGCTGCTGAAGTCAAATGAAGTCATGATCAACGCACTAGGCGATCACTTATTCGAGCACTTCATCGAATCAAAAGAAATCGAATGGGATATGTTTCGCACCCAAGTACACCCATGGGAACGCGATCAGTATATGTCTCAGTATTAA
- a CDS encoding immunity protein YezG family protein, which translates to MEELEVKYKKIAEAINEMIPCDWEKIWMYAEILDDSAGITFYFTEPNNEEYVYGDDIPERYKVSSSIYNHLLVELCEAFEELKNEYIKNDLGAWTTATVQLEKSGKFSIDYGYEDVYSLGIDNIQRVEVWEYETFGFLPDDEEDKEAVLNFIKNKQENNY; encoded by the coding sequence ATGGAAGAACTAGAAGTGAAGTATAAAAAAATAGCAGAAGCAATTAATGAAATGATCCCATGTGATTGGGAAAAAATTTGGATGTATGCAGAAATATTAGACGATTCAGCTGGAATTACTTTTTATTTTACTGAACCAAATAATGAAGAATATGTTTATGGTGATGATATTCCAGAAAGATATAAAGTAAGTAGTTCAATATATAATCATTTATTAGTCGAACTCTGTGAAGCCTTCGAAGAATTGAAAAATGAATATATAAAAAATGATTTAGGAGCTTGGACAACAGCTACCGTTCAACTGGAGAAGTCAGGGAAGTTTTCAATTGATTATGGCTATGAAGATGTTTATTCTTTAGGAATTGACAACATACAAAGAGTAGAGGTATGGGAATATGAAACTTTCGGATTTTTACCCGACGACGAGGAAGATAAAGAAGCAGTACTGAATTTTATAAAAAATAAACAAGAAAACAATTACTAA
- a CDS encoding iron chaperone, protein MHLFEEYVSNIGNPELKQRTQDILQWILDTFPQLEPRIAWNQPMFTDHGTFIIGFSVAKHHISVAPEGKGIDHFSADIVQAGYDHGKKMFRMKESLPVDYPLLKKIIEFNIEDKADCSTFWRK, encoded by the coding sequence ATGCATCTGTTTGAAGAATATGTAAGCAATATCGGTAATCCAGAGCTGAAGCAGCGCACGCAAGACATTTTACAATGGATTTTAGACACATTTCCTCAATTAGAACCAAGAATTGCTTGGAATCAGCCGATGTTCACAGACCATGGCACATTTATTATTGGGTTTAGCGTAGCAAAACATCACATTTCTGTGGCGCCAGAAGGGAAAGGAATTGATCACTTTTCAGCTGACATTGTACAAGCGGGTTACGATCATGGAAAAAAGATGTTTCGCATGAAGGAAAGCTTGCCAGTTGATTATCCTCTCCTCAAAAAAATCATTGAATTTAATATTGAAGACAAAGCGGATTGTTCAACGTTTTGGCGAAAATAA
- a CDS encoding antitoxin YezG family protein has product MNEEKIEHLYNQIVDVVVGTIPIEWEKVYLYGEVVEGSQTVYFYFSSKENEGTLVYSHEITELFEVSEHEYKEKWHQLVDCIQELRREFEQNGQEPWTNFTMIFDETGHFTIEFNYDDLLNTNPHERKTIWKYNHLGIIPKSNSGKKHLEKYLSTLK; this is encoded by the coding sequence ATGAATGAAGAAAAAATAGAACATTTATACAATCAAATAGTTGATGTTGTAGTGGGAACAATACCAATTGAATGGGAAAAGGTGTATTTATATGGTGAGGTAGTTGAAGGTTCTCAGACTGTTTACTTTTATTTTTCATCTAAAGAAAATGAGGGTACACTTGTATATAGTCATGAGATCACTGAATTGTTTGAAGTAAGTGAACATGAATACAAAGAAAAATGGCATCAATTAGTCGACTGTATCCAAGAACTTAGGAGAGAGTTTGAACAAAATGGTCAAGAACCTTGGACAAATTTCACAATGATTTTTGATGAAACGGGACATTTCACTATAGAATTTAATTATGATGACCTTTTGAATACAAACCCTCATGAAAGAAAAACTATTTGGAAATATAATCATCTAGGTATTATACCTAAAAGCAATTCTGGTAAAAAACATTTAGAAAAATATCTTTCTACATTGAAGTAG
- a CDS encoding DNA/RNA non-specific endonuclease, which translates to MPIFTTETSKAIGKSISDSFQKEVIDGDAYSRSHWFAYATGSLAEIVFGSKGAGAITKTGTTAAKTTVKKGLEQGAKSIDRVSIPNLLPYSPKFQMAGGPKLPYNVFDGENLKNKLLSMAKRLDNNSGYGISKTGRRLPAPKSPPAVVSYGDHYVRWKRKKVLKPNVVYTTKQGYTYTTDHYGRIVKVEASDLKYGEVKRNQYAQSNSGKPDRLLDDDGGHLIASIFKGSGDIDNLLPMNSQINRSGGKWYEMEQRWLKALKSTPPKHVEVSIESIYKDDSLRPERFVVQYKIGKVMFKNLSRINMEVKDNGINRTLL; encoded by the coding sequence TTGCCTATATTTACAACTGAAACATCGAAAGCAATTGGAAAATCGATTTCAGACTCATTCCAAAAAGAAGTCATCGATGGTGATGCATATTCTCGGTCACACTGGTTCGCCTATGCAACTGGTTCACTAGCAGAAATTGTCTTTGGTTCTAAAGGGGCAGGAGCCATCACAAAAACGGGGACAACAGCGGCCAAAACAACAGTGAAGAAAGGCCTTGAACAAGGTGCAAAATCAATAGACAGAGTATCTATTCCGAATCTATTGCCATATTCACCAAAGTTTCAAATGGCTGGTGGACCGAAGCTGCCGTATAACGTTTTTGACGGCGAAAATCTAAAAAATAAACTCCTCTCCATGGCTAAGCGTCTCGACAACAACTCAGGCTACGGAATCTCTAAGACAGGCAGACGCTTACCAGCACCAAAATCACCTCCAGCCGTTGTTAGTTACGGAGATCATTATGTAAGGTGGAAACGTAAAAAAGTATTAAAACCGAATGTCGTTTATACAACAAAGCAAGGGTACACCTACACAACCGACCACTACGGACGTATTGTTAAAGTCGAAGCAAGTGATTTAAAATACGGAGAGGTCAAAAGAAACCAATATGCTCAGTCTAATTCAGGAAAGCCTGACCGATTACTAGATGATGATGGTGGGCATTTGATTGCCTCTATTTTTAAAGGGTCAGGTGATATTGATAACCTGCTTCCGATGAATTCACAGATTAATCGAAGCGGTGGGAAATGGTATGAGATGGAGCAACGGTGGTTGAAAGCATTGAAATCAACCCCACCTAAACATGTAGAAGTTAGTATTGAATCTATCTATAAAGACGATTCATTAAGACCTGAGAGATTTGTAGTACAATATAAAATTGGAAAAGTTATGTTCAAGAATTTATCAAGAATCAACATGGAGGTTAAAGATAATGGAATCAATAGAACGCTATTATAA
- a CDS encoding undecaprenyl-diphosphatase, translating into MSVHMVVSAGLTFLLAELLGKFAGMLYSNKQPFAERSHVNLLIQKEVNNSFPSDHTIFIFSICLIFWMYHKRHFYWLIIACAVGFSRIWVGVHYPFDVLAGATIACLTAIAVVCLPICQRSVNAILTCYEWLEEKIVKKRTN; encoded by the coding sequence ATGTCTGTTCACATGGTCGTATCTGCAGGACTTACTTTCCTATTGGCAGAGTTACTTGGAAAATTCGCAGGCATGCTTTATTCCAACAAGCAACCCTTTGCCGAAAGGAGTCATGTCAATCTTTTGATTCAGAAGGAAGTGAATAACTCTTTTCCAAGTGATCATACCATCTTTATTTTTTCTATTTGCCTGATCTTTTGGATGTATCACAAACGGCATTTTTATTGGCTGATCATTGCGTGTGCTGTTGGGTTTTCAAGGATTTGGGTAGGAGTTCATTATCCATTTGATGTCTTAGCAGGTGCCACCATAGCTTGTTTAACAGCGATTGCTGTTGTATGTTTGCCGATATGTCAAAGAAGTGTGAATGCCATTTTGACTTGCTATGAGTGGCTAGAGGAGAAAATTGTAAAGAAGAGAACAAACTAA
- a CDS encoding tetratricopeptide repeat protein: MSKIPVAELASLLNDWNMEIKKDHADEAERLFAKAKQAVEEVDDTDILMYYSLLEKRHHILMYNLRGQKGSVSTKSIDSHHGKKEDDLSNRLAYYFDFYEGVYEQHQGNYEVALQMYQSAEKLLDKIPSEIERADFDFKVAWLYYRLSHIMLSLSYIRRALHVYKRHKHYERRTALSYSLIAANQTEIGRYEEALENYRLAEEVLTSEQDDFMLAQLHHNVAILYSFWNKPKESIGHLEKALSHQEYYESDFFFHSTYLISRELCVIGEKQRASQFIEAAYARIKDASHEVFQLKIGIVHDLYLTNASQRFQQIDEKLRKLEEKNEYHEVKELSHFAAKYCEKQALYEQSVFYLNKSLEADLHMKRMGLI; this comes from the coding sequence ATGAGCAAAATTCCTGTTGCGGAATTGGCATCATTATTAAATGATTGGAACATGGAAATCAAAAAAGATCATGCGGATGAGGCAGAGCGGTTATTTGCTAAAGCAAAACAAGCAGTAGAGGAAGTTGACGATACGGACATCCTCATGTACTATTCTCTTCTTGAGAAAAGACATCACATTCTCATGTACAATTTGAGAGGCCAAAAGGGCAGTGTTTCAACGAAAAGTATAGACAGTCATCATGGGAAAAAAGAGGATGACTTGTCTAACCGCCTTGCCTACTATTTTGATTTTTATGAGGGCGTGTATGAACAGCATCAAGGAAATTACGAGGTAGCATTGCAAATGTATCAAAGTGCTGAAAAGCTCTTAGATAAAATTCCTAGTGAAATCGAACGTGCTGATTTTGATTTTAAGGTGGCCTGGCTTTACTACCGGCTTAGTCATATCATGTTGTCATTAAGCTATATCCGCAGAGCCCTTCACGTCTATAAGCGGCACAAGCATTATGAAAGAAGAACGGCACTTTCATATTCTCTCATTGCGGCGAATCAAACAGAGATCGGCCGGTATGAAGAGGCGCTTGAAAATTATCGACTGGCGGAAGAGGTTTTGACAAGCGAGCAGGATGACTTTATGCTGGCTCAGCTCCATCACAATGTGGCCATTTTATATTCATTTTGGAACAAACCGAAAGAATCAATAGGTCATCTTGAAAAGGCACTGTCCCATCAAGAATATTATGAGTCAGATTTCTTTTTCCATTCTACGTATCTGATCAGCCGGGAACTCTGCGTGATTGGTGAAAAGCAGCGTGCAAGCCAATTCATAGAGGCTGCGTATGCCAGAATAAAGGATGCTTCTCATGAAGTATTTCAGCTGAAAATAGGCATCGTCCATGATCTTTACTTAACAAATGCATCACAAAGATTTCAGCAAATTGATGAGAAATTAAGAAAGTTAGAAGAGAAGAATGAATATCATGAAGTAAAAGAACTTTCACATTTTGCAGCTAAATATTGTGAAAAGCAAGCACTTTATGAGCAGTCTGTGTTTTACTTGAACAAAAGTTTAGAAGCGGATTTACATATGAAAAGAATGGGGTTGATTTAA
- a CDS encoding T7SS effector LXG polymorphic toxin: MKILDAPSLLSAVEQRSKVYQELQEEMKVVKKALKSVSGLGDEFTGKGADNIKAFYNDLALYTDTYLDFIEMQKAFLDGVKGKLDDESLGGSTFIDEHFLDAQLKQGIQNNKDMVKEQKDALSTIFDDISDLIELHTFSSKEVNEHLDDANKKRKETIDVLHKIDHELKTEYAKSEAIENHLKTFYVKMMAATGQGKNAQPMYYDAKAFHETAVYKNHDKIDAQVKAYLKVKKEEKEKRRIKELKEKLNDPSCISEAKYFEIVDEIGYENLSYDQKMYYSQLLQIKAQEEASEVFVDSVKGAAVGLYDVAKDTVVGIYDLVTDPGGAVESVVTAVSHPIETSKAIGKSISDSFQKEVIDGDAYSRSHWFAYATGSLAEIVFGSKGAGAITKTGTTAAKTTVKKGLEQGAKSIDRVSIPNLLPYSPKFQMAGGPKLPYNVFDGENLKNKLLSMAKRLDNNSGYGISKTGRRLPAPKSPPAVVSYGDHYVRWKRKKVLKPNVVYTTKQGYTYTTDHYGRIVKVEASDLKYGEVKRNQYAQSNSGKPDRLLDDDGGHLIASIFKGSGDIDNLLPMNSQINRSGGKWYEMEQRWLKALKSTPPKHVEVSIESIYKDDSLRPERFVVQYKIGKRVKRETIKNEAGG, translated from the coding sequence ATGAAAATATTAGATGCTCCATCTTTACTATCAGCTGTAGAACAGAGGTCAAAGGTCTATCAGGAGCTTCAAGAAGAAATGAAAGTTGTGAAAAAAGCATTAAAAAGTGTGTCGGGGTTAGGTGATGAATTTACCGGGAAAGGTGCAGATAATATCAAAGCTTTTTATAATGATCTTGCACTTTACACCGACACTTATCTTGATTTTATCGAGATGCAAAAGGCTTTTTTAGATGGAGTGAAAGGAAAGCTTGATGATGAATCATTAGGCGGGAGCACATTTATTGATGAGCACTTTTTAGACGCTCAATTGAAGCAAGGTATTCAGAATAATAAAGATATGGTCAAAGAACAAAAAGATGCTCTTTCCACTATTTTTGACGATATCAGTGATTTAATTGAATTACACACATTTTCAAGTAAAGAGGTCAATGAACATTTAGACGATGCGAACAAAAAAAGAAAAGAGACAATTGATGTTTTACATAAAATAGATCATGAGCTAAAAACAGAATACGCAAAGTCAGAAGCGATTGAGAATCACCTCAAAACTTTTTATGTAAAAATGATGGCTGCTACAGGACAAGGAAAGAACGCTCAGCCTATGTATTATGATGCAAAAGCATTTCATGAAACAGCTGTGTACAAGAATCATGATAAAATCGATGCACAGGTGAAAGCCTATTTAAAAGTGAAAAAAGAAGAAAAAGAGAAACGAAGAATTAAAGAATTGAAAGAAAAGCTCAATGATCCTTCGTGTATATCAGAAGCGAAATACTTTGAGATTGTCGATGAAATTGGATATGAAAATCTTTCTTACGATCAAAAAATGTATTACAGCCAGCTCCTTCAAATCAAAGCACAGGAAGAAGCATCAGAGGTATTCGTTGATAGTGTAAAAGGTGCTGCAGTTGGTCTATACGATGTGGCGAAAGATACAGTAGTTGGCATCTACGATCTTGTAACAGACCCTGGGGGTGCCGTTGAATCAGTCGTAACGGCTGTTTCTCATCCAATTGAAACATCGAAAGCAATTGGAAAATCGATTTCAGACTCATTCCAAAAAGAAGTCATCGATGGTGATGCATATTCTCGATCACACTGGTTTGCCTATGCGACTGGTTCACTAGCAGAAATTGTCTTTGGTTCTAAAGGGGCAGGAGCCATCACAAAAACGGGGACAACAGCGGCCAAAACAACAGTGAAGAAAGGCCTTGAACAAGGTGCAAAATCAATAGACAGAGTATCTATTCCGAATCTATTGCCATATTCACCAAAGTTTCAAATGGCTGGTGGGCCGAAGCTCCCGTACAATGTATTTGACGGCGAAAATCTCAAAAATAAACTCCTCTCCATGGCAAAGCGTCTCGACAACAACTCAGGCTACGGAATCTCTAAGACAGGCAGACGCTTACCAGCACCAAAATCACCACCAGCCGTTGTTAGTTACGGAGATCACTACGTAAGATGGAAACGTAAAAAAGTATTAAAACCAAATGTCGTTTATACAACAAAACAAGGCTACACCTACACAACCGACCACTACGGACGTATTGTTAAAGTCGAAGCAAGTGATTTAAAATACGGAGAGGTCAAAAGAAACCAATATGCTCAGTCTAATTCAGGAAAGCCAGATCGATTACTGGATGATGATGGAGGACATTTAATTGCGTCTATTTTTAAAGGGTCAGGGGATATTGATAACCTGCTTCCGATGAATTCACAGATCAACCGTAGTGGCGGGAAATGGTATGAGATGGAGCAACGGTGGTTGAAAGCATTGAAATCAACCCCACCTAAACATGTAGAAGTTAGTATTGAATCTATCTATAAAGACGATTCATTAAGACCTGAGAGATTTGTAGTACAATATAAAATTGGAAAACGTGTCAAACGTGAGACTATTAAAAATGAGGCTGGAGGTTAA